The DNA window TAAATGAGGTGAACAGTCGCCTGCAGGAACGCATGATGGAGGAAACCAATCGCATTTGGGATCTATCCCAGGATCTGGGGATCTCTATGCGTACGGCGGCCTACGTCCATGCGCTTAATCGCTTGGAGGATGCTGTGCAGGCCAAGGGCACCCGCGATTACTACATGAGCTAGTCGAGGGCCGTGCCCCACCCCAACAACTCGTTCGAGGTCGTCGGGGTGGCTACGGCAGGTCTGGGGGCGATCGCCTTGGCCCACCATGCTGAATATGTCTGTGGCTCAGATGTTTGCTGACGGTCAGCACATGATCTAAAAGCTGGTCTGGGCGCTCGTTAGCGTTGGGGGAACGTTGTCGGGCTTGCACTGCGTTGGATAGATTCAGGGCACGTTCATAGGAGATCATGAAGTCGTGGTAGATCTTATTGTGATTAGCCTGGGGTGCCGTTCTGATTAACACCGATACGCCTTGGTGGATGGTGTGGCTGATATCTTGAATGGAAATCTGCGCCTCGGGGTTTTGGGTGTCTGTGCGGCGAACGGCTTGGGCAAAGGCATACCAGTTCAATCCATAGCTAAAGGAAAGCTGGACGGTTGCCAAGGTTCGCTGCATGAGGTTTTCAAAGGCCAGACCGGATAACTGCCCGCGTTGGGGGAAGCGATCGCCTTCTTGTAAAAAAATATAGTCGCAGACGCCTTGGTCAAAGCGGGTGTCGCTATTAATCCGCCAATGTTCGATACAGGCAGCGGTGAATTTTGCTCGCTGGAAGTTGGTGCCGAGGGCTTGGATGCCCTGGAGGTTGCTGTGGGTGAGATTAGCTTCGGCAAAGTTACCTTCGCTGACGTCAGCATGGGCCAAGATCGACTGGTAAAAATTGGTGCCATAGCAATTGCCCCAACGTAGGTAGGCGTCGGTTAGGTTAGCCTGCTTAAGATTGGCTTCCTGAAGATTGGCCCAGCGCAGGTTGGTACCGCGAAATAGGGTGCCGATGGCGTAGGCTCCCTCTAGGTTGACGCCGCTGAGGTAGGCATGGCTAGCATCGGTGCTGATCAGGTCGGCTTCGCTGAAGTTGGTGTCACGAAAGTCGGCATTCACTAAGGAACTGCCCCGCAGGCTAGCGCCGCGAAAATCACTTTCCCAAGCGATCGCGCCTTCCAGACTAGCCTGTT is part of the Candidatus Obscuribacterales bacterium genome and encodes:
- a CDS encoding pentapeptide repeat-containing protein: MADPQHVAQLQAGPSAWNQWRQDHPRIFIDLSHASLRRQDLSGIDLSEVNLAYADLRGAILQQANLRHANLCYVNGRDAQVQQASLEGAIAWESDFRGASLRGSSLVNADFRDTNFSEADLISTDASHAYLSGVNLEGAYAIGTLFRGTNLRWANLQEANLKQANLTDAYLRWGNCYGTNFYQSILAHADVSEGNFAEANLTHSNLQGIQALGTNFQRAKFTAACIEHWRINSDTRFDQGVCDYIFLQEGDRFPQRGQLSGLAFENLMQRTLATVQLSFSYGLNWYAFAQAVRRTDTQNPEAQISIQDISHTIHQGVSVLIRTAPQANHNKIYHDFMISYERALNLSNAVQARQRSPNANERPDQLLDHVLTVSKHLSHRHIQHGGPRRSPPDLP